A genomic segment from Geitlerinema sp. PCC 7407 encodes:
- the hpsN gene encoding hormogonium polysaccharide biosynthesis glycosyltransferase HpsN: protein MIWPKISVVVPTYGREEPLCDSLRDILAQDYPSFEVIVVDQTAHHQPETMAYLTELANDGLIQWHRLPWASLPGARNYAIRRATGDVLLFLDDDVLLPAGFLEAHARNYRDRPEVGAVAGRVFDRMKLADAQPGLTIEDLPPQAMDPGIAWYYIDLVHTVKAQQVLTARGCNMSFRRELLERHGLRFDERFRGSAVREESDFCLHIRGTGYIVWYDPEAHLVHLGEETGGCHDISTRSLQYQITFYHNHFWLGLKNLTALQALRLFGRLFDCHVLGRPPCHKSGSPIKILTRGCFYGLGFLSALKTAVRSLWDDGQLYSRRDALREMQPTDPADRSSPTASV, encoded by the coding sequence GTGATTTGGCCCAAAATCTCCGTTGTTGTCCCCACCTATGGCCGCGAGGAGCCCCTGTGCGACTCTCTGCGGGACATCCTGGCCCAGGACTACCCCAGCTTCGAGGTGATCGTGGTGGACCAGACGGCCCACCATCAGCCGGAGACGATGGCCTACCTGACGGAGCTGGCCAATGATGGCTTGATCCAGTGGCATCGGCTGCCGTGGGCGAGCCTGCCGGGGGCGCGCAACTACGCGATCCGGCGGGCCACCGGAGATGTGCTGCTGTTTCTCGATGATGATGTGCTGCTGCCAGCGGGGTTCCTGGAGGCCCACGCCCGCAACTACCGCGATCGCCCGGAGGTGGGGGCGGTGGCGGGACGGGTGTTTGACCGCATGAAGCTGGCGGATGCCCAGCCCGGCCTGACCATCGAGGATCTGCCGCCCCAGGCCATGGATCCCGGGATCGCCTGGTATTACATTGACCTGGTGCACACGGTCAAAGCCCAGCAGGTGCTGACGGCCCGGGGCTGCAATATGTCCTTTCGGCGGGAGCTGCTAGAGCGCCACGGCCTGCGCTTTGACGAGCGCTTTCGGGGGAGCGCGGTGCGGGAGGAGTCGGATTTTTGCCTGCACATTCGCGGGACGGGCTACATCGTCTGGTACGACCCGGAGGCCCACTTGGTGCACCTGGGGGAGGAGACGGGGGGCTGCCACGACATCAGCACGCGATCGCTCCAGTACCAGATCACCTTCTATCACAACCATTTTTGGCTCGGCCTCAAAAATCTCACGGCTCTCCAGGCGCTGCGGCTGTTTGGGCGGTTGTTTGACTGCCACGTGCTGGGCCGCCCGCCCTGCCACAAGAGCGGCTCCCCGATCAAGATCCTGACGCGGGGCTGCTTTTATGGGCTGGGTTTCTTGAGCGCGCTGAAAACGGCGGTGCGATCGCTGTGGGACGATGGCCAGCTCTATTCGCGGCGGGACGCGCTGCGGGAGATGCAGCCGACTGATCCCGCTGATCGCTCTAGCCCCACCGCTTCTGTGTAG